The Castanea sativa cultivar Marrone di Chiusa Pesio chromosome 11, ASM4071231v1 genome contains a region encoding:
- the LOC142614893 gene encoding putative glutathione S-transferase, producing MADEVVLLDFWPSMFGMRVRIALAEKGIKYEYKDEDLRNKSPLLLEMNPIHKKIPVLIQNGKLVCESLIIVQYIDEVWKDRCPLLPIDPYQRAHSRFWADFVDKKVIEVLMKISTTKGEEKEAGKMEFFEIFKILEGELGDKPYFGGETFGFVDLSLIPYYSWFYAIETIGELNIEAECPKIVAWAKKCL from the exons ATGGCGGACGAGGTAGTTCTGCTAGATTTCTGGCCCAGTATGTTTGGGATGAGGGTGAGGATTGCTCTGGCTGAGAAGGGTATCAAGTATGAGTACAAGGACGAGGACTTGAGGAACAAGAGTCCTCTGCTTTTAGAGATGAACCCCATTCACAAGAAGATCCCAGTTCTCATCCAAAACGGGAAACTGGTGTGTGAGTCCCTCATCATTGTTCAGTACATAGATGAGGTCTGGAAGGACAGGTGTCCATTGCTGCCCATTGATCCTTACCAGAGAGCTCATTCCAGGTTCTGGGCTGATTTTGTTGATAAGAAG GTTATTGAAGTTTTAATGAAGATATCGACCacaaaaggagaagaaaaagaggcaGGCAAGATGGAATTCTTTGAAATCTTCAAGATATTGGAGGGAGAGCTTGGTGACAAGCCTTACTTTGGGGGTGAAACATTTGGGTTTGTGGACCTTTCTCTTATCCCCTACTACAGTTGGTTCTATGCAATTGAGACCATAGGAGAATTGAACATAGAGGCAGAGTGCCCCAAGATTGTTGCATGGGCTAAGAAGTGCTTGTAG